A single genomic interval of Phocoenobacter uteri harbors:
- a CDS encoding YajQ family cyclic di-GMP-binding protein, producing the protein MPSFDIVSEITMHEVRNAVENANRELSNRWDFRNVTATIELNEGKESIKVTTESDFQVEQLLDILRNAMIKRSIEPSSLEIPDDYEHNGKMYSKEVTLKQGIEKDMAKKITKLIKDSKLKVQTQVQGEQVRVTGKSRDDLQQVIQLVKGAELGQPFQFENFRD; encoded by the coding sequence ATGCCATCTTTTGATATTGTATCTGAAATCACTATGCACGAAGTGCGTAATGCAGTAGAAAATGCAAACCGTGAATTAAGCAACCGTTGGGATTTTCGCAATGTTACCGCCACCATTGAGCTAAATGAAGGCAAAGAAAGCATTAAAGTGACGACCGAATCTGACTTCCAAGTGGAGCAATTATTAGATATTTTACGCAATGCAATGATTAAACGTAGCATTGAGCCATCATCATTAGAAATCCCTGATGATTATGAACATAACGGCAAAATGTATAGCAAGGAAGTGACTTTAAAACAAGGGATTGAAAAAGATATGGCGAAGAAAATCACCAAGCTTATCAAAGATTCTAAATTAAAAGTACAAACACAGGTTCAAGGCGAGCAAGTGCGTGTGACAGGAAAATCACGTGATGATTTACAACAAGTGATTCAACTTGTGAAAGGGGCTGAACTCGGGCAACCATTCCAATTTGAGAATTTTAGAGACTAA
- the crp gene encoding cAMP-activated global transcriptional regulator CRP, whose amino-acid sequence MQDISLVVPQSTPVKSLDVSTLDWFLTHCHIHRYPSKTTLIHAGEKAETLYYIISGSVSVFVKDDEHKEMILSNLCEGEFVGEISLFEEQECIRTASVKTRGTCEIAEISYSKFKQLIHINPDILMYLSAQMARRLRQTSMQASNLAFLDVTGRIAQTLMNLTKQPDAMTHPDGMQIKITRQEIGQMVGCSRETVGRILKMLENDGLITAHGKTVVVLGSR is encoded by the coding sequence ATGCAGGATATTTCCCTTGTTGTACCACAATCTACACCAGTAAAATCTCTAGATGTTTCAACCTTAGATTGGTTCTTAACTCATTGTCATATTCACCGCTACCCATCAAAAACCACACTTATTCACGCGGGTGAAAAAGCGGAAACACTTTATTATATTATCAGTGGCTCAGTTTCTGTTTTTGTTAAAGATGATGAACATAAAGAAATGATTTTATCCAATCTTTGTGAAGGTGAATTTGTTGGAGAAATTAGCTTATTTGAAGAGCAAGAATGTATCCGTACCGCCTCTGTTAAAACACGTGGCACTTGTGAAATTGCTGAAATTTCTTATAGCAAATTCAAACAACTTATCCATATCAACCCAGATATTTTAATGTATCTTTCCGCTCAAATGGCACGTCGTTTACGCCAAACCTCAATGCAGGCAAGTAATTTAGCTTTCTTAGATGTAACTGGACGTATTGCTCAAACGTTAATGAATTTAACCAAACAACCTGATGCAATGACCCACCCAGATGGTATGCAAATCAAAATTACACGCCAAGAAATTGGACAAATGGTCGGTTGCTCTCGTGAGACGGTAGGCAGAATTTTAAAAATGCTTGAAAATGATGGCTTAATCACCGCACACGGAAAAACAGTTGTGGTATTAGGCTCAAGATAA
- the cysE gene encoding serine O-acetyltransferase has protein sequence MKQLEQLWNEIHQEVKSLAEQEPMLASFFHSTILKHTNLGDALSYILANKLANPIMPAIALKEIIEEAYQADPHIIESAAQDLLAVKTRDPAVELLSTPLLYLKGFHALQSYRVTHYLWQQGRHALAIYLQNEISVAFDVDIHPAANIGSGIMLDHATGIVVGETSVIENDVSILQGVTLGGTGKETGDRHPKVREGVMIGAGAKILGNIEIGKYAKIGANSVVLRAVPENTTVAGVPAKVISHSQAQKPAFEMNQDFNVNEEQP, from the coding sequence ATGAAACAGCTTGAACAATTATGGAATGAGATTCACCAAGAAGTGAAATCCCTTGCCGAACAAGAACCAATGTTAGCGAGTTTTTTTCATTCCACAATCTTAAAACACACGAATTTAGGTGATGCATTAAGTTATATTTTGGCAAATAAATTGGCTAATCCAATTATGCCTGCAATTGCACTAAAAGAAATTATTGAAGAAGCTTACCAAGCCGATCCTCACATTATTGAAAGTGCGGCACAGGATCTTTTAGCCGTCAAAACACGAGATCCTGCCGTTGAATTATTAAGCACACCGCTACTCTATTTGAAAGGTTTTCACGCCTTACAAAGCTATCGTGTAACCCATTATTTATGGCAACAAGGTCGCCACGCCTTAGCGATTTATTTACAAAATGAAATTTCTGTCGCCTTTGATGTTGATATCCACCCAGCCGCAAACATTGGCAGTGGCATAATGCTGGATCACGCAACAGGCATTGTGGTTGGGGAAACCTCAGTGATTGAAAACGATGTCTCTATTTTGCAAGGGGTCACACTAGGGGGAACAGGAAAAGAGACTGGCGACCGTCATCCAAAAGTACGAGAAGGTGTAATGATTGGGGCAGGAGCTAAAATTTTAGGTAATATTGAGATTGGAAAATATGCTAAAATTGGGGCGAATTCTGTGGTATTGCGAGCTGTCCCTGAAAATACGACTGTGGCAGGCGTGCCAGCAAAAGTAATTAGTCACTCACAAGCACAAAAACCTGCTTTTGAAATGAATCAGGATTTTAATGTGAATGAAGAACAACCATAA
- a CDS encoding YadA-like family protein — MQKIHKQTFLSSLLLLTLNQSFAGTAIVQNFKAPFGEGVPSKDGINVISQGKVGFDNLKDEVTGLLDGIATQQRNNIMQLAQIKREVEYLSEHGSTNTGSGVANSKVNQKLVNKDYEYLDDTVFKEQANNPNIAFYNPNGHFDRYEKPSNLDFVSQVLNDQDFLVFADGRDVKYIGTTDPTRKDDLFLTKEDIAFLRKQLDGTRFVETINTKLAEALQQYGKVSYDSEAGKVTLSEDEKITLSDITKVENGKEKIDYLQGITLAQIVMAKYYMRSENRASVSKEIMDSFQIAKKSEEMVNTSPSATKPIPPKDNVAPSKDDVSMPSKDYIPPSNGSVVSTNDKYDLKPMPKSRTDHNDSDLMNREDVPAINGNEVMNKLYYTYSRYIRRKNQDDLNKLKANSKESAAYLSADEQYSKKSREIFLDKYYKDQFREFGEQDYDSYMTDEEKIRWFEMIQTELLDSKIKENSANIETNKSQVKEVLSVNQENKSNIEKNAIGIKNNALSMTKHSQKMENVEQQIKNNKSEISRNTSKIKNNALTIANNSQDIDKVKQQVTNSNARISRNTSDIKSNALKIVKNTQDVDVVKRQVQHNKSEIISNTSNIKHNITNIQRNMVNIAQNSQRIQTIEKQIGKLENKQRASAASSVATAGLLQANQAGQSGITAAVGQYQNQTALAIGYSALSTDSKIGVKASVNTNTAKEFSGAVSVGYFW, encoded by the coding sequence GGAATCAATGTTATTTCACAAGGTAAAGTTGGTTTCGATAATCTCAAAGATGAGGTGACGGGCTTGTTAGATGGTATAGCTACCCAACAAAGAAATAATATAATGCAATTAGCTCAAATTAAGAGAGAGGTTGAATATCTATCTGAACACGGTTCGACTAATACTGGAAGTGGTGTTGCTAATTCTAAGGTAAATCAAAAATTAGTTAATAAAGATTATGAGTACCTTGATGATACTGTTTTTAAAGAGCAGGCCAATAATCCAAACATCGCATTTTATAATCCTAATGGGCATTTTGATAGATATGAGAAACCATCAAATTTAGATTTTGTTTCACAGGTATTAAATGATCAAGATTTTCTTGTTTTTGCGGATGGTCGAGATGTTAAATATATTGGTACAACAGATCCAACGCGTAAAGATGATCTATTTTTAACGAAAGAGGATATCGCTTTTTTAAGAAAGCAATTAGATGGGACTCGTTTTGTTGAGACTATCAATACGAAATTAGCTGAAGCTTTGCAACAATATGGAAAGGTCTCTTATGATAGTGAGGCTGGAAAAGTTACTTTAAGTGAAGATGAAAAAATAACGCTGAGTGATATCACGAAAGTAGAAAATGGAAAAGAAAAAATAGATTATTTACAAGGTATTACATTAGCACAAATTGTTATGGCTAAATATTATATGAGATCGGAAAATAGAGCCAGTGTTTCAAAAGAAATAATGGACAGTTTTCAGATAGCAAAAAAATCTGAGGAAATGGTGAATACTTCTCCTTCAGCTACCAAACCAATACCGCCTAAAGATAACGTTGCTCCTTCAAAAGACGATGTTTCTATGCCTTCAAAAGATTATATTCCGCCATCAAATGGTAGTGTTGTATCTACTAATGATAAATACGATTTGAAACCAATGCCAAAAAGCCGTACTGATCACAATGATTCAGATTTGATGAATAGGGAAGATGTACCGGCGATCAACGGTAATGAGGTAATGAATAAACTGTACTATACCTATTCTCGTTATATACGAAGAAAGAATCAGGATGATCTCAATAAATTGAAAGCAAATTCTAAGGAAAGTGCTGCCTATTTGTCTGCGGATGAGCAATATAGTAAGAAATCACGGGAAATATTTTTAGATAAATATTATAAGGATCAATTTAGAGAGTTTGGCGAGCAAGATTATGATAGTTATATGACCGATGAAGAAAAAATACGTTGGTTTGAAATGATTCAAACAGAATTGTTAGATTCAAAAATTAAAGAAAATAGTGCAAATATTGAGACCAATAAATCTCAAGTAAAAGAAGTTTTATCAGTGAACCAAGAGAATAAATCTAACATTGAAAAGAATGCTATTGGTATTAAAAATAATGCATTAAGTATGACTAAGCATTCGCAGAAAATGGAGAACGTTGAACAGCAAATTAAAAATAATAAATCTGAAATTAGTCGTAATACGTCTAAGATTAAGAATAATGCACTTACTATTGCTAACAATTCACAAGACATTGATAAAGTTAAGCAACAGGTTACAAATAGTAATGCCAGAATCAGTCGTAATACCTCTGATATTAAGAGTAATGCATTAAAAATTGTTAAAAATACACAAGATGTTGATGTAGTTAAACGACAAGTTCAGCATAATAAGTCTGAAATTATAAGTAATACATCTAACATTAAGCATAATATTACTAATATTCAACGTAATATGGTAAATATTGCTCAGAATTCTCAAAGAATTCAAACGATTGAAAAGCAGATTGGGAAATTAGAGAATAAACAACGAGCTAGTGCCGCCTCTTCGGTTGCAACAGCGGGTTTATTACAGGCAAATCAAGCGGGTCAATCAGGTATTACTGCTGCGGTTGGGCAATATCAAAATCAAACGGCGTTAGCGATAGGATATTCAGCTCTTTCTACTGACAGTAAAATAGGCGTTAAAGCTTCTGTAAATACAAATACCGCGAAGGAATTTAGTGGTGCAGTGAGCGTGGGGTATTTTTGGTAA
- the coaBC gene encoding bifunctional phosphopantothenoylcysteine decarboxylase/phosphopantothenate--cysteine ligase CoaBC has translation MLNAKKIVVGITGGIAAYKTILLIRLLKKANAEVRVVMTPAAEAFVTPLTLQAISGNAVATSLLDPQAELAMGHIELAKWADMVVIAPATADFIARLRVGMGNDLLSTLCLATSAPIFIAPAMNQQMYKRSITQQNLQNLVNEQGVLCIEPESGEQACGDTGVGRMAEPETIFEFLTDYVKTAQDLQNITVTITAGPTQEAIDPVRYISNHSSGKMGFAIAKAFAERGAKVNLIAGAVKLDTPQNVKRFDTLSAIAMEQKALELAQQSDIFIGCAAVADYRVKEVATQKIKKTDDSDEMTLTLVKNPDIISNVAHLAQNRPFVVGFAAETQDLQKYAKSKLQRKNLDLICANDVSNGQVFNSDQNCLHLFSQKSDKILPLADKSKLAQTLVNEIIKLYKEKQ, from the coding sequence ATGTTAAATGCAAAAAAAATTGTTGTCGGAATTACAGGCGGCATTGCTGCCTATAAAACGATTTTGTTAATTCGCCTTCTCAAAAAAGCGAATGCGGAAGTGCGAGTTGTGATGACACCCGCTGCTGAAGCCTTTGTTACGCCACTGACTTTACAAGCGATTTCAGGCAATGCGGTAGCGACCTCCTTATTAGATCCCCAAGCTGAACTTGCAATGGGACATATTGAGTTAGCTAAATGGGCAGATATGGTTGTCATTGCCCCCGCAACGGCAGATTTTATCGCACGTTTACGCGTGGGAATGGGCAATGATTTACTCTCCACTCTTTGCCTCGCCACCTCCGCACCGATTTTTATTGCACCTGCGATGAATCAGCAAATGTATAAGCGGTCAATTACGCAACAAAATTTGCAAAATTTAGTAAATGAACAAGGCGTACTTTGTATTGAACCAGAAAGTGGTGAGCAAGCCTGTGGGGATACTGGCGTAGGGCGAATGGCAGAGCCTGAAACTATTTTTGAATTTTTGACGGATTATGTCAAAACCGCCCAAGATTTACAAAATATTACCGTCACCATTACCGCAGGTCCAACCCAAGAAGCGATAGATCCCGTGCGTTACATTAGTAATCACAGCTCAGGAAAAATGGGCTTCGCCATCGCAAAAGCCTTTGCGGAACGTGGGGCGAAGGTCAATTTAATTGCAGGGGCTGTGAAATTAGATACACCACAAAATGTAAAACGCTTTGATACCCTTTCAGCGATTGCAATGGAACAAAAAGCCCTTGAATTAGCCCAGCAAAGTGATATTTTTATTGGTTGTGCTGCCGTAGCAGATTATCGCGTTAAAGAAGTGGCAACACAAAAAATCAAGAAAACCGATGATAGTGATGAAATGACGCTAACCTTGGTGAAAAACCCTGATATTATCTCAAACGTCGCTCATCTTGCACAAAATAGACCTTTTGTGGTCGGCTTTGCAGCAGAAACTCAAGATTTACAAAAATATGCAAAAAGTAAACTACAACGTAAAAATTTAGATTTAATTTGTGCCAATGATGTATCAAATGGGCAAGTTTTTAATAGCGATCAAAATTGCTTACATTTATTTTCGCAAAAATCTGATAAAATATTACCGCTTGCGGACAAATCAAAATTAGCACAAACATTAGTGAATGAAATCATCAAGTTATATAAGGAAAAGCAATGA
- a CDS encoding DNA ligase, translating into MKRFLLLCLFIPNLFAQPLNLMLLEHYKNQNITYWVMSEKLDGIRGFWNGKTLLSRQAYPLSAPNYFTKNFPPFEIDGELFSGRDQFSQISSIIRGSNSEKWQKLKLYVFDVPNAKGDLFSRLQKLENYLNEHPTPYIKIIKQIPIKNKAHLTSFFQEIQSLKGEGVVIRNPKSPYIKGRSAQILKFKAVYDDECTVISHHIGKGKYKDKMGSLSCQNEYGTFKIGSGFSDKERENPPQIGTLITYKYRGFTSKGKPRFATYWRIRQDK; encoded by the coding sequence ATGAAACGATTTCTATTACTTTGTTTATTTATCCCTAACTTATTCGCCCAGCCATTAAATTTAATGTTACTTGAACATTATAAAAATCAAAATATTACATACTGGGTAATGTCGGAAAAATTGGATGGAATCAGAGGATTTTGGAATGGCAAAACGTTATTAAGCCGTCAAGCTTATCCGCTCTCTGCCCCCAATTATTTCACCAAAAATTTTCCCCCTTTTGAAATTGATGGCGAATTATTTAGTGGGCGTGATCAATTTAGTCAAATTTCTTCGATTATTCGAGGTTCAAATTCTGAGAAATGGCAGAAACTAAAATTGTATGTGTTTGATGTGCCAAATGCTAAAGGCGATTTATTTAGTCGGTTACAAAAATTAGAAAATTATTTAAACGAGCATCCAACGCCTTACATTAAAATCATCAAGCAAATTCCGATTAAAAACAAAGCACATTTAACTTCCTTCTTTCAAGAAATTCAAAGCCTCAAAGGCGAAGGTGTTGTCATTCGTAATCCAAAATCTCCTTATATAAAAGGACGGTCTGCCCAAATTTTAAAATTTAAAGCAGTTTATGATGATGAATGTACCGTTATATCCCATCACATAGGTAAAGGAAAATACAAAGATAAAATGGGATCGCTCAGTTGCCAAAATGAGTATGGTACATTTAAAATTGGCTCAGGATTTTCAGATAAAGAGCGAGAAAACCCACCTCAAATTGGAACTCTTATCACTTATAAATATCGTGGTTTTACTTCAAAAGGGAAACCTCGCTTTGCCACTTATTGGCGAATCCGACAAGACAAATAA
- a CDS encoding zinc ribbon domain-containing protein YjdM produces the protein MEFPICPKCSCEHTYHDSIQFVCPECAYEWTGEEVEQEDEDQLIVKDSNGNLLADGDDVILIKDLKLKGSSQVLKKGTKYKGIRLVDGDHDVDCGKIMLKSEFLKKA, from the coding sequence ATGGAATTTCCAATTTGCCCAAAATGTAGCTGTGAACACACATACCACGATTCAATTCAATTCGTTTGCCCAGAATGTGCTTATGAATGGACAGGCGAAGAAGTTGAACAAGAAGATGAAGACCAGTTAATTGTTAAAGATAGTAATGGTAATTTATTAGCCGATGGCGACGATGTGATTTTAATCAAAGATTTAAAATTGAAAGGTTCATCACAAGTATTGAAAAAAGGCACAAAATACAAAGGCATTCGCTTAGTTGACGGTGATCACGATGTGGATTGTGGCAAAATTATGCTTAAATCAGAGTTTTTGAAAAAAGCATAA
- the dut gene encoding dUTP diphosphatase, protein MKQIDLKILDKRIGTEFPLPAYATEGSAGLDLRALLDENITVEAGQTVLIPTGISIYVADPNLAAVILPRSGLGHKNGIVLGNLVGLIDSDYQGPLMVSLWNRSDKPFTVEVGDRIAQLVFVPVVQANFNVVEEFNQTERGEGGFGHSGKQ, encoded by the coding sequence ATGAAACAGATAGACTTAAAAATTTTAGATAAGCGAATTGGGACAGAATTTCCACTTCCCGCTTATGCAACTGAAGGCTCAGCAGGTCTTGATTTACGTGCTTTACTTGATGAAAACATTACCGTTGAAGCAGGACAAACCGTGCTTATTCCAACAGGTATTTCAATTTATGTCGCGGATCCAAATTTAGCAGCGGTTATTTTACCACGTTCAGGCTTAGGGCATAAAAATGGGATAGTGTTAGGTAATTTAGTGGGCTTAATTGACTCAGATTATCAAGGTCCGTTGATGGTTTCATTGTGGAATAGAAGTGATAAACCTTTTACCGTTGAAGTGGGTGATCGCATTGCTCAACTAGTCTTTGTACCCGTGGTACAAGCAAACTTCAATGTTGTAGAAGAATTTAATCAAACAGAGCGTGGCGAAGGCGGTTTTGGACACTCTGGCAAACAATAG
- the gpsA gene encoding NAD(P)H-dependent glycerol-3-phosphate dehydrogenase: MKKSLYSAPIAVLGAGSYGTSLAIALSQQGETAYLWGHSPHKIQKMQQERKNQEFLPDVTFPDSLILESDLEKVLGAVKDILIVVPSHVFDDVLQQIKPFIRDDHRIMWATKGLEHHTGRLLHCVVKEILGVEHPQAVLSGPTFAKELATGLPTAISLASTDLKFAEEMQQRIHCSKAFRVYLNEDMIAVQLGGAIKNVIAIGAGLSDGLGFGANARTALITRGIAEISQLCTALGGNPTSLMGMAGLGDLMLTCTDNQSRNRRFGLMIGQGKNVDEAMQEIGQVVEGYYNTREAYLLAQKYKVEMPIVEQLYKMLFCGQDTKAHIRKGVASLLGRERKVE, encoded by the coding sequence ATGAAAAAATCACTTTATTCTGCACCAATTGCAGTATTGGGGGCAGGATCGTATGGCACATCATTAGCGATTGCACTTTCTCAGCAAGGAGAAACGGCTTATTTGTGGGGGCATTCGCCGCATAAAATACAAAAAATGCAACAAGAGCGTAAGAATCAAGAGTTTTTACCTGATGTTACTTTTCCTGATAGCTTGATTTTAGAGAGTGATTTAGAAAAAGTATTAGGTGCAGTAAAAGATATTTTGATTGTCGTGCCAAGCCACGTTTTTGATGATGTGTTACAGCAAATAAAACCTTTTATTCGAGATGATCATCGCATTATGTGGGCAACCAAAGGATTGGAACACCACACAGGACGCTTATTACATTGTGTTGTAAAAGAAATTTTAGGAGTAGAACACCCACAAGCGGTGCTTTCTGGTCCAACTTTTGCAAAAGAGTTAGCGACAGGCTTACCTACAGCAATTTCTCTCGCTTCAACAGATTTAAAATTTGCCGAAGAAATGCAACAACGTATTCACTGCTCAAAGGCATTCCGTGTGTATTTGAATGAAGATATGATCGCCGTTCAGCTAGGCGGTGCGATTAAAAATGTGATTGCGATCGGGGCCGGGCTTTCTGACGGTTTAGGCTTCGGGGCAAATGCCAGAACGGCATTGATTACACGTGGCATTGCGGAAATTAGTCAATTATGTACGGCACTTGGTGGTAATCCGACAAGCCTGATGGGAATGGCGGGGCTTGGCGATTTAATGCTGACCTGTACCGACAATCAATCTCGTAATCGTCGTTTTGGATTGATGATTGGGCAAGGCAAAAATGTTGATGAAGCAATGCAAGAAATTGGACAAGTGGTGGAAGGGTATTACAATACCCGTGAGGCCTACTTATTAGCCCAAAAATACAAGGTTGAAATGCCAATTGTGGAACAACTTTATAAAATGCTATTTTGTGGACAAGATACCAAAGCCCATATCCGAAAAGGGGTTGCATCATTATTAGGTCGTGAACGAAAAGTTGAATAA
- a CDS encoding YheU family protein: MIIPYQTLSTETLDNILESFILREGTDYGEIELSMEEKKSRLLKLIQSEEAIIVWSELHQSLDIKDRKSFLG, translated from the coding sequence ATGATTATTCCATATCAAACACTATCAACAGAAACATTAGACAATATTTTAGAATCTTTTATTCTACGAGAAGGCACCGACTATGGTGAAATTGAGCTTTCAATGGAAGAAAAGAAATCTCGTTTATTAAAACTCATTCAATCTGAAGAGGCTATCATCGTTTGGTCTGAGCTACATCAAAGTTTAGATATCAAAGATCGTAAATCTTTTTTAGGTTAA
- the tal gene encoding transaldolase, translating into MSQLDNLREMTVVVADTGDIEAIKMYQPEDATTNPSLILSASALPQYAPLIDDAVAYAKAQSDDKAQQLIDAEDKLAVNIGLEILKVVKGRISTEVDARLSYNTQATIEKARKLIRLYNEAGISNDRILIKVASTWQGIKAAEVLEKEGINCNLTLLFSQAQARACAEAGAYLISPFVGRILDWYKANSDKKEYAPAEDPGVISVTSIYNYYKEHGYNTVVMGASFRNIGEITELAGCDRLTIAPGLLKELSEANAELPRKLEYKGEIKARPAPMTEAEFYWEHNQDPMAVEKLAEGIRKFAVDTEKLEAMLIEKL; encoded by the coding sequence ATGAGTCAATTAGACAATTTAAGAGAGATGACCGTTGTTGTTGCGGATACTGGCGATATTGAAGCAATTAAAATGTATCAACCAGAAGATGCAACCACTAATCCATCGTTAATTTTAAGTGCATCAGCATTACCACAATATGCACCACTTATTGATGACGCAGTGGCTTACGCAAAAGCACAAAGCGATGATAAAGCACAACAACTGATTGATGCAGAAGATAAATTAGCGGTAAATATCGGTTTAGAAATCTTAAAAGTAGTAAAAGGTCGTATTTCAACTGAAGTTGATGCACGTCTTTCTTACAACACTCAAGCAACTATCGAAAAAGCACGCAAACTTATCCGTTTATACAATGAAGCAGGTATCAGCAATGACCGTATTTTGATCAAAGTTGCCTCAACTTGGCAAGGTATCAAAGCAGCAGAAGTGTTAGAAAAAGAAGGTATTAACTGTAACTTAACGTTATTATTCTCACAAGCTCAAGCACGTGCGTGTGCAGAAGCAGGTGCATACTTAATTTCACCTTTCGTTGGACGTATCTTAGACTGGTACAAAGCAAATTCAGACAAGAAAGAATATGCACCAGCAGAAGATCCAGGTGTAATTTCGGTTACTTCAATTTACAACTATTACAAAGAACACGGCTATAACACTGTTGTTATGGGTGCAAGTTTCCGTAATATCGGCGAAATCACTGAATTAGCAGGTTGTGATCGTTTAACTATCGCACCAGGATTATTAAAAGAATTAAGTGAAGCAAACGCGGAGTTACCACGTAAATTAGAATACAAAGGCGAAATCAAAGCACGTCCAGCACCAATGACAGAAGCGGAATTCTACTGGGAACACAACCAAGATCCAATGGCTGTTGAAAAACTTGCAGAAGGCATCCGTAAATTTGCGGTAGATACTGAAAAATTAGAAGCGATGTTAATTGAGAAATTATAA
- a CDS encoding FxsA family protein: MFAMRFFLFFFLYIYCEISLLVAIGSNTSVLFLILLMIFISAAGLWLIRLRGLATLFSIRQQLAQGKIPQDAVISSVQYAVAGILLVIPGFLSDILAILLLLPFTKTIITTYLLNYFSTRMKFNTQYSQGFSRTETFDADFERKQDEDKWVK; the protein is encoded by the coding sequence ATGTTTGCAATGCGTTTCTTTCTTTTCTTCTTTTTATATATCTATTGCGAAATCTCATTATTAGTGGCGATTGGTTCAAATACGAGTGTATTATTTTTAATTCTATTGATGATTTTTATTTCAGCCGCAGGTTTATGGCTGATCCGCTTGCGTGGGCTTGCTACACTCTTTTCTATTCGCCAACAATTAGCACAAGGTAAAATTCCCCAAGATGCCGTCATTTCTTCGGTTCAATATGCCGTTGCGGGAATTTTATTGGTTATTCCGGGATTTTTGAGTGATATTTTAGCGATTTTATTACTTTTGCCTTTTACAAAAACCATTATTACTACTTATCTGTTAAACTATTTTTCAACACGAATGAAATTTAATACGCAATATTCACAAGGCTTTTCACGAACAGAAACTTTTGACGCTGATTTTGAGCGTAAACAAGATGAAGATAAATGGGTTAAATAG
- the slmA gene encoding nucleoid occlusion factor SlmA: protein MVEPIIKMPKKSVKERQQQVLEVLLTLLNSEDGMQRVTTVRLAEAVGVSEGALYRYYPSKTKMFEALLDNIESALISQIKAVTHREEATLTRIKVILYTILEFARKNPGVTRILTGHALMFEEDILKMRVSKFFDGLELQFANILQMRKVREGKAFEQDIRLLSAFLVTFCEGQFQRLVRSHFRYDQFQHFEKQWLLIKPIFE from the coding sequence ATGGTTGAACCTATCATTAAAATGCCGAAAAAATCAGTAAAAGAACGTCAACAGCAGGTACTAGAAGTATTACTTACCCTTTTAAATTCTGAAGATGGAATGCAACGCGTGACAACGGTTCGTCTTGCTGAAGCGGTGGGGGTATCAGAGGGTGCATTGTATCGTTACTATCCAAGTAAAACCAAAATGTTTGAAGCTTTATTAGATAACATTGAATCTGCCCTCATCAGCCAAATTAAAGCCGTTACTCATCGCGAAGAAGCGACCTTAACGCGAATTAAAGTTATTTTGTACACCATTTTGGAATTTGCGAGAAAAAATCCGGGGGTAACTCGAATCCTTACTGGACACGCTTTAATGTTTGAAGAAGATATTTTAAAAATGCGAGTATCAAAATTTTTTGATGGATTAGAATTGCAGTTTGCGAATATTCTACAAATGAGAAAAGTACGAGAAGGAAAAGCCTTTGAGCAAGATATTCGCCTACTTTCAGCTTTTTTAGTCACGTTCTGCGAAGGGCAGTTTCAACGTTTAGTTCGTTCTCATTTTCGTTATGACCAATTTCAACACTTTGAAAAACAATGGTTATTGATCAAGCCAATTTTTGAGTAA